A genomic region of Oryza glaberrima chromosome 1, OglaRS2, whole genome shotgun sequence contains the following coding sequences:
- the LOC127759463 gene encoding transcription repressor OFP13-like, with protein MVIGRLALSSFFHNKARDTSPSPPPAPATAPPWVWPSCKNPRTQSFRAATAPPPPPGSRTIASIFLDSAESSFTTSSARHDCSDSLSTASEASAGAEAADTADDAIVRGLRSSDRLLFDPGASATSSILEEKSSGAAGEASFIGGVAVAFESEDPYVDFRVSMEEMVVAHGVGNWGWLEEMLGWYLRANGKDTHAAILAAFIDVIVAIADPALASCSSHRRSSTCTITEESSLEVAEKQAKLAV; from the coding sequence ATGGTCATCGGAAGGCTGGCCTTGAgctccttcttccacaacaagGCCAGGGACACCTCGCCGTCCCCGCCTCCCGCCCCGGCAACCGCACCTCCGTGGGTGTGGCCGTCCTGCAAGAACCCAAGGACGCAGTCCTTCcgcgccgcgacggcgccgccgcctcccccgggCTCCAGGACCATTGCCTCCATCTTCCTCGACTCCGCCGAGTCCTCCTTCACGACCTCCTCCGCGCGGCACGACTGCTCCGACAGCCTCTCCACGGCGTCCGAGGCGTCGGCGGGGGCCGAGGCCGCCGACACGGCCGACGACGCCATCGTGCGCGGCCTCCGCTCCTCCGACCGGCTCCTCTTCGACCCGGGAGCGTCGGCAACGAGCTCCATACTGGAGGAGAAGTCgtcgggcgccgccggcgaggcctccttcatcggcggcgtggcggtggcgttCGAGTCGGAGGACCCGTACGTGGACTTCCGGGTGTCCATGGAGGAGATGGTGGTCGCGCACGGGGTCGGCAACTGGGGCTGGCTGGAGGAGATGCTGGGATGGTACCTGCGAGCCAACGGCAAGGACACGCACGCCGCCATATTGGCGGCGTTCATCGACGtcatcgtcgccatcgccgaccCGGCCCTCGCGTCCTGCTCGTCGCACCGGAGGAGCTCGACTTGCACGATCACGGAGGAGTCGTCGTTGGAGGTCGCCGAGAAGCAGGCAAAACTCGCCGTGTAG
- the LOC127757243 gene encoding protein GL2-INTERACTING REPRESSOR 1, translated as MSRNNGKSSKLECLRLMSLSRARGGGGGGPSATVRPGGDSGGVNGANTSPRRLSSSSSSTASPPSSCVSSEGSPDAAGGGAGPPMVLAGCPRCMMYVMLSREDPRCPRCHSAVLLDFNDDDQRRPRQRR; from the coding sequence atgAGCAGGAACAACGGCAAGAGTTCCAAGCTGGAGTGCCTGAGGCTGATGAGCCTGTCGagggcgcgtggcggcggcggcggcgggccgtcGGCGACTGTGCGCccgggcggcgacagcggcggcgtcaACGGCGCGAACACGTCGCCGCGCAGgctgtcgtcctcgtcgtcgtccaccgcgtcgccgccgagctcgtgcGTGTCGTCGGAGGGCAGCCCggacgcggcgggcggcggcgcggggccgcCCATGGTGCTGGCTGGGTGCCCCCGGTGCATGATGTACGTGATGCTGTCCCGGGAGGATCCCCGGTGCCCCCGGTGCCACAGCGCCGTGCTGCTCGACTtcaacgacgacgaccagcgCCGCCCGCGCCAACGCCGGTGA